The following coding sequences are from one Myxococcus guangdongensis window:
- a CDS encoding beta-ketoacyl [acyl carrier protein] synthase domain-containing protein translates to MSAECQEPIAIIGMGCVLPDAHDVPTFWKNLQAGHVAVRPLTGARWDWSAYGSDDPNALDRTNSFLGAPVEGLKFDWKKFKVPPIETRLLHTIEMMVLESAVQAMTSAGYTPEREFARDRVAVIAGSSGMGRKSNLGFNTKWRLPELLRAASQTEAWKELSSEQAGHVARQVQEELVRQHIDGSDDWAFWGFMSPVLGRVCSLFDLHGPHFCVDAHAASGLAALETAVQGLMSGEWDMALVGAASPALSPMEYVLHGKLRRLSKHGVFPLDARADGTALGEGAVMFLLKPLEAARRDGDPIQGVLRGVGGVNRGAGPSMTATDAHAHRRAAEEALRRAAVAADSVCFVETGATGVPSWDAHLVEGLSDAYRGAHGASLGALSESVGDLQTASSLAAMLKVVLMLRERTLVPQRSFQTRHPDVALGDTSLRVLTEQTSLTRGPRRAAVHAAGFGGVAWHAVVEAYEPEAPRLQVRVSAPRPPSEPIAMVGFACKYPDAPSPEALWDNALRGRCAVGDIPESRWPVSLYHDASRPWGETSRETFFRVYSPKAALVAEASFPSAAFGIPPNAVARMDPAQRWALEVAKAAVADAGRALPSERTAVIVATTPGNLQEIAVETRLAFPELASVYRQVLSRSGVTEERVERFIAQAREAFQGPQPSLSSDSLPGILNSAPATRVARALDVRGPAFTVESACASTLTALSLAIQGLRDGRWDVAVVGGVWSQITAPYCVNMCFVGAISPKGRMLPFSQEADGFVHGEGCGIFVLKRLADAKRDGSRIHALIRGVGGSTDGRGKSIFASQARGQALAMRRALQDSGVSAESIQYVEAHATGMLEGDLPEAGALVEVYGRESQPVRIGAVKPHIGHSYIASAGAGVLRAVLALQRGVLPPLYTGAELNPRLASCEGPLSFAREASPWHVGDAPRRAAVNAYGFGGTNYHLILEEYRDAP, encoded by the coding sequence ATGTCGGCTGAGTGTCAGGAGCCCATCGCCATCATCGGCATGGGGTGCGTCCTCCCGGACGCCCATGACGTGCCCACGTTCTGGAAGAACCTCCAGGCGGGACACGTGGCGGTGCGCCCGCTCACCGGCGCGCGCTGGGACTGGAGTGCGTATGGCAGCGATGACCCGAACGCGCTCGACCGCACGAACTCCTTCCTCGGCGCGCCCGTCGAGGGGCTGAAGTTCGACTGGAAGAAATTCAAGGTCCCGCCCATCGAGACCCGCCTGCTGCACACCATCGAGATGATGGTGTTGGAGTCCGCCGTCCAGGCGATGACCAGCGCGGGCTACACCCCGGAGCGCGAGTTCGCTCGCGACAGGGTGGCGGTGATTGCCGGCTCCAGCGGCATGGGCCGCAAGAGCAACCTGGGCTTCAACACCAAGTGGCGACTCCCCGAGCTGCTGCGCGCCGCGAGCCAGACGGAGGCCTGGAAGGAGCTCTCATCGGAGCAGGCCGGCCACGTCGCGCGGCAGGTCCAGGAGGAGCTCGTCCGGCAGCACATCGACGGCTCGGATGATTGGGCCTTCTGGGGCTTCATGAGCCCGGTGCTGGGGCGCGTGTGCAGCCTCTTCGATTTGCACGGGCCGCACTTCTGCGTGGATGCGCACGCCGCGTCGGGGCTCGCCGCGTTGGAGACGGCGGTGCAGGGGTTGATGAGTGGCGAGTGGGACATGGCCCTGGTGGGCGCGGCCAGCCCCGCGCTGTCGCCCATGGAGTACGTGTTGCACGGCAAGCTGCGCCGGTTGTCGAAGCACGGCGTGTTCCCGCTGGACGCTCGGGCGGATGGCACCGCGCTGGGGGAAGGCGCGGTGATGTTCCTGCTCAAGCCGCTGGAGGCCGCGCGCAGGGATGGCGACCCCATCCAGGGTGTGCTCCGAGGCGTGGGGGGAGTGAACCGGGGCGCTGGCCCTTCGATGACGGCCACGGATGCGCATGCGCATCGCAGGGCGGCCGAAGAGGCGCTCCGACGCGCGGCGGTGGCGGCCGATTCGGTCTGCTTCGTGGAGACCGGCGCCACGGGCGTCCCCTCGTGGGATGCGCACCTCGTCGAGGGCTTGTCGGACGCGTACCGAGGGGCCCACGGTGCGTCGCTCGGGGCCCTCTCAGAGTCCGTGGGTGACCTGCAGACGGCGTCGAGCCTCGCCGCGATGCTGAAGGTCGTCCTGATGCTGCGCGAGCGGACCCTCGTTCCGCAGCGCTCCTTCCAGACGCGTCATCCGGACGTCGCGCTGGGTGACACGTCGCTTCGGGTCCTCACGGAGCAGACTTCGCTGACGAGAGGTCCACGCCGGGCGGCCGTTCATGCGGCGGGCTTCGGGGGTGTCGCGTGGCACGCCGTGGTGGAGGCGTATGAGCCGGAGGCGCCTCGGCTTCAGGTCCGTGTGAGCGCGCCGCGTCCTCCCTCGGAGCCCATCGCGATGGTGGGGTTCGCGTGCAAGTACCCTGATGCGCCGAGTCCGGAGGCCCTCTGGGACAACGCACTGAGGGGGCGCTGCGCGGTGGGAGACATCCCCGAGTCGCGCTGGCCGGTGTCGCTCTACCACGACGCCTCTCGGCCCTGGGGTGAGACGAGTCGGGAGACGTTCTTCCGCGTGTACTCACCCAAGGCGGCGTTGGTGGCGGAGGCGTCGTTCCCTTCCGCGGCGTTCGGCATCCCTCCGAACGCGGTGGCGCGGATGGACCCGGCGCAGCGCTGGGCGCTGGAGGTCGCGAAGGCCGCTGTCGCCGACGCGGGTCGAGCGCTGCCCTCGGAGCGCACGGCCGTCATCGTGGCCACCACGCCGGGCAACCTCCAGGAAATCGCGGTGGAGACGCGGCTCGCGTTCCCGGAGCTCGCGAGCGTCTATCGGCAGGTGCTGTCGCGCTCGGGAGTGACCGAGGAGCGCGTGGAGCGCTTCATCGCGCAGGCGCGCGAGGCCTTCCAGGGACCGCAGCCGTCCCTCTCCTCCGATTCGCTGCCGGGCATCCTCAACAGCGCGCCGGCCACCCGCGTGGCGCGGGCGCTGGATGTGCGAGGCCCCGCGTTCACGGTGGAGTCCGCCTGTGCGTCGACGCTCACCGCGCTGAGCCTGGCCATCCAGGGGCTGCGGGACGGCCGGTGGGACGTGGCCGTGGTGGGCGGAGTGTGGTCGCAAATCACCGCGCCCTACTGCGTGAACATGTGCTTCGTCGGCGCCATCTCTCCGAAGGGGCGGATGCTGCCGTTCTCGCAAGAGGCGGACGGGTTCGTCCATGGAGAGGGCTGCGGCATCTTCGTGCTGAAGCGGCTCGCGGATGCGAAGCGGGACGGCAGCCGCATCCACGCGTTGATTCGCGGCGTGGGAGGTTCGACGGACGGTCGTGGCAAGTCCATCTTCGCGAGCCAGGCACGCGGCCAGGCGCTGGCGATGCGTCGGGCCTTGCAAGACAGCGGCGTCAGCGCGGAGAGCATCCAGTACGTCGAGGCACATGCGACGGGGATGCTGGAGGGAGACCTGCCCGAGGCCGGCGCGCTCGTGGAGGTCTACGGCCGCGAGTCCCAGCCGGTGCGGATTGGCGCCGTCAAACCGCACATCGGACATTCCTACATCGCGTCCGCTGGGGCTGGGGTCCTCCGCGCGGTGCTCGCGCTCCAGCGAGGTGTGCTCCCTCCGCTCTACACGGGCGCTGAGCTGAACCCTCGGCTGGCCTCCTGCGAGGGGCCCTTGTCCTTCGCTCGCGAGGCCAGTCCCTGGCACGTGGGCGATGCGCCCCGCCGCGCGGCCGTCAACGCGTATGGGTTCGGTGGCACGAACTACCACCTCATCCTCGAGGAGTACCGTGACGCTCCCTGA
- a CDS encoding type I polyketide synthase — MSAPRFRPVAIVGVGCVLPRANDVEAFWTQVTTGASALGVLNAREFPPEWYFAADRSTPDRTHSLHGALVEEPRLDAKKYRIPPKVLRDMHRMQLAFIEATAQALDDARDGLGAVAPERIGMVLGSMGGGLRPGSRVQARLVDMLRSLSASTTLNARHPGLASELAEVLTRQLDSELAGTSETEATASFSSIWAGRAAKLFDLRGPHFAVDAGYASTLAALQSASQHLNAGDCDAVVVAGCSQLLTPHDLVAFSKLGGLGTTVLAPFDRRSSGTLLGEGVGVFVLRRLDDAVTTGTKVHAVIRGIGAASEGQGPSLVVPDSKGQVLAMRRAYAQAGYGPRDVQYVECHAAGIPSEDATEFQSLRTLWKDEAGAAPVMLGGVKELTGHLQAASGAAGLLKATLALSRQVLPPQRSFQEGAEGISLEGTPFYFAKQGLPWPAVAGGLRRACVSAFGFGGLSFHLTLEEFSSDVHSRLARTLPPPRPSEPVAIVGLGGVFPGAANVEQLWSNLLTKRCAIGAMPPERAETARYLDPTRKSKARPYTNLVGTIVDGSWPQEQVRIPAEVAAQIDRGQSWTMRAALQALEDTAAVDPKRVGIAMGYMPPLEREFQAQARVYYAEFDGRLAEHLRQRGIDDATAALIRGEVERDYKKDLPPITEQTLPGYLGSLAVGRVAHHLGFQGPAMMVESACASSLAAVELGAQLLSTRECDLVLAGGMYASLGVDGLVQWCSFGGLSQSGSFPFDARADGYVTSEGAAMLALKRLSDAEAAGDRVYAVIRAVAGATDPKSASIWAPSSEGQVQAVRRAVEKAGVSPDELQYLEGHGTGTPVGDPVEVETYRAVYGQGRAGKQVLLGSIKSNLGHLNSGAGAVSLLKVALALHRGQVPPNVGFATPNPAIPWRELPFRVPTDIVPWTASEEGPRRAGVTSLGLGGTSYHAVVEEFSPRESRPRLEAGLLTRRGAWVFPHRGARSEVMLRDLSARFPSVKETLTEVGSAFESLTGQPLHAASKAEDTFVTDVAEVLAGVAYFRLLRSYGLRVDVLLGEGTGEYSALVASGMLSMKDALGALHLRARLGASAHSVEGLQQLRAELSRFTWRAPTVAVLSAIHGRYYEAPLPEAFLTRHLALLDTQPSRLGPHVRRLHDDGVRVFLEAGTGESLGACLQALPDVVRLGHPASAGEVARFHRLLAFSDVHRLLNESVR, encoded by the coding sequence ATGAGCGCTCCTCGCTTCAGACCTGTCGCCATCGTCGGTGTCGGCTGTGTCCTTCCGCGCGCGAACGACGTCGAGGCCTTCTGGACGCAGGTGACGACGGGGGCGTCGGCGCTGGGTGTGTTGAACGCGCGGGAGTTCCCGCCGGAGTGGTACTTCGCGGCGGACCGTTCGACGCCGGACCGCACGCACAGCCTCCACGGCGCGCTCGTGGAGGAGCCCCGACTGGACGCGAAGAAGTACCGGATTCCTCCCAAGGTGCTCCGGGACATGCACCGGATGCAGCTCGCGTTCATCGAGGCCACGGCGCAGGCGCTCGACGATGCGCGAGATGGGCTCGGCGCGGTGGCTCCGGAGCGCATCGGAATGGTGCTCGGCTCAATGGGCGGTGGGCTGCGCCCGGGCTCACGGGTGCAGGCCCGACTGGTGGACATGCTGCGCTCGTTGTCAGCGTCGACGACGTTGAACGCGCGTCACCCGGGACTCGCCTCCGAGCTGGCCGAGGTGCTCACCCGACAGCTCGACTCGGAGCTCGCGGGCACCAGTGAGACGGAGGCGACCGCGTCCTTCAGCAGCATCTGGGCAGGGAGGGCCGCCAAGCTCTTCGACCTGCGCGGCCCGCACTTCGCCGTGGACGCCGGTTATGCCTCCACGCTCGCGGCGCTCCAGAGCGCCAGTCAGCACCTCAACGCGGGCGACTGTGACGCGGTGGTGGTGGCGGGATGCAGCCAGTTGCTGACGCCGCATGACCTGGTCGCGTTCAGCAAGCTGGGCGGCCTGGGCACCACCGTGCTGGCGCCGTTCGACCGTCGTTCGAGCGGCACGCTGCTGGGCGAGGGCGTCGGGGTGTTCGTCCTGCGCCGCCTGGACGACGCGGTGACGACGGGGACGAAGGTCCACGCGGTCATCCGGGGCATCGGCGCGGCGTCCGAGGGACAGGGCCCATCGCTGGTGGTGCCGGACTCGAAGGGGCAGGTGCTCGCGATGCGCCGGGCCTACGCCCAGGCGGGTTACGGGCCTCGTGACGTGCAGTACGTCGAGTGCCATGCGGCGGGGATTCCCAGCGAGGACGCGACGGAGTTCCAGAGCCTGCGCACGCTCTGGAAGGATGAAGCAGGCGCGGCTCCCGTCATGCTGGGCGGAGTCAAGGAGCTGACGGGACACCTCCAGGCCGCCTCGGGCGCGGCGGGGTTGCTCAAGGCCACATTGGCGCTGAGCCGTCAGGTGCTGCCTCCGCAGCGCTCGTTCCAGGAGGGCGCCGAAGGCATCTCGCTGGAAGGCACGCCCTTCTACTTCGCGAAGCAAGGCCTGCCCTGGCCGGCGGTGGCGGGTGGGCTGCGACGGGCTTGCGTCAGCGCGTTCGGCTTCGGCGGACTGAGCTTCCACCTGACGCTCGAGGAGTTCTCCTCGGACGTCCATTCGCGACTGGCGCGCACCCTGCCGCCTCCTCGGCCCTCCGAGCCGGTGGCCATCGTGGGGCTGGGCGGCGTGTTCCCCGGCGCCGCGAACGTGGAGCAGCTCTGGAGCAACCTGCTCACGAAGCGCTGCGCGATTGGCGCGATGCCTCCGGAGCGAGCGGAGACCGCGCGCTACCTGGACCCCACGCGCAAGAGCAAGGCCCGGCCCTACACGAACCTCGTGGGCACCATCGTCGACGGGAGCTGGCCCCAGGAGCAGGTCCGCATCCCCGCCGAGGTCGCGGCGCAGATTGACCGGGGGCAGAGCTGGACGATGCGGGCCGCGTTGCAGGCGCTCGAGGACACGGCGGCGGTCGACCCGAAGCGCGTGGGTATCGCGATGGGCTACATGCCTCCCCTGGAGCGCGAGTTCCAGGCGCAGGCGCGCGTGTACTACGCCGAGTTCGACGGCCGATTGGCCGAGCACCTGCGTCAGCGCGGCATCGACGACGCGACGGCGGCGCTCATCCGCGGCGAGGTGGAGCGGGACTACAAGAAGGACCTGCCCCCCATCACCGAGCAGACGTTGCCCGGCTACCTGGGCAGCCTCGCGGTCGGACGTGTCGCGCATCACCTGGGCTTCCAGGGACCGGCGATGATGGTGGAGTCCGCGTGTGCCTCCAGCCTCGCGGCGGTGGAGTTGGGCGCGCAGCTGCTGAGCACGAGGGAGTGTGACCTGGTGCTCGCGGGCGGCATGTATGCGTCGCTCGGTGTGGATGGGTTGGTCCAGTGGTGCTCGTTCGGAGGACTGTCCCAGAGCGGCTCGTTCCCCTTCGATGCACGCGCGGATGGCTACGTGACGAGCGAGGGCGCCGCGATGCTCGCGCTCAAGCGGCTCTCCGACGCGGAGGCCGCAGGGGACCGCGTCTATGCCGTGATTCGCGCCGTGGCGGGGGCGACGGACCCGAAGAGCGCCTCCATCTGGGCGCCGTCCTCGGAGGGACAGGTCCAGGCCGTGCGTCGCGCCGTGGAGAAGGCGGGCGTCTCGCCGGATGAGCTCCAGTACCTGGAGGGCCATGGCACGGGGACACCCGTGGGAGACCCGGTCGAGGTGGAGACGTACCGCGCCGTCTACGGACAGGGGCGAGCGGGGAAGCAGGTGCTGCTGGGCTCCATCAAGTCGAACCTGGGCCACCTGAACTCAGGAGCCGGAGCGGTGTCGTTGCTCAAGGTCGCGCTCGCGCTGCACCGCGGGCAGGTTCCTCCCAACGTGGGCTTCGCGACGCCCAACCCGGCCATCCCATGGCGGGAGCTGCCCTTCCGCGTGCCGACCGACATCGTGCCCTGGACGGCCTCGGAGGAGGGCCCGCGTCGCGCTGGCGTCACTTCTCTGGGCCTGGGCGGCACCAGCTACCACGCCGTCGTGGAGGAGTTCTCTCCTCGCGAGTCGCGGCCGCGCCTGGAGGCTGGGTTGCTCACGCGACGGGGGGCGTGGGTGTTTCCGCATCGAGGCGCACGCAGCGAGGTGATGCTGCGCGACCTGTCGGCGCGGTTTCCTTCCGTGAAGGAGACGCTCACGGAGGTTGGCTCCGCCTTCGAGTCGCTGACGGGACAGCCGCTCCACGCGGCCTCGAAGGCCGAGGACACCTTCGTCACCGACGTGGCCGAGGTGCTGGCGGGCGTGGCGTACTTCCGCCTCCTGCGCTCGTACGGGCTTCGGGTCGATGTCCTGTTGGGGGAGGGGACGGGCGAGTACAGCGCCCTGGTCGCGAGCGGGATGCTCTCCATGAAGGACGCGCTGGGGGCGCTGCACCTGCGTGCCCGGCTCGGCGCGTCCGCCCACTCCGTCGAAGGGCTCCAGCAGCTTCGGGCTGAGCTGTCCCGCTTCACGTGGAGGGCTCCCACGGTCGCGGTGCTCTCCGCCATCCATGGTCGCTACTACGAGGCTCCGCTCCCCGAGGCGTTCCTCACCCGGCACCTCGCCCTGCTGGACACGCAGCCGTCCCGGCTGGGGCCGCACGTGCGCCGCCTCCATGACGACGGCGTCCGCGTCTTCCTCGAGGCTGGCACCGGCGAGTCGCTCGGGGCGTGTCTCCAGGCGCTTCCAGACGTGGTCCGACTGGGGCACCCGGCCTCGGCGGGTGAAGTCGCGCGTTTCCATCGCCTCCTGGCGTTCAGTGATGTCCACCGCTTGCTCAACGAGTCCGTGAGATGA
- a CDS encoding 4'-phosphopantetheinyl transferase family protein, with the protein MTLPDLDWEPAGGPVAVVLPGGQRVTLMVVPLEHVRRAWPARPDGLIASVLTAAELAVSGMHAVLERRVAHLAGRIAAKLALCAHLDAQGHGVSPHDVGLTQMLAGPEQGRPVAQLPHGVPACDVSITHSRELAMAVVTSHGRVGLDLERIVPRGAAFQDEVFTRDERTWLETQARLWQRSPDELWNLGWCLKEALVKCTGQGLRAALQQVTFSGWREAEVEGLRLAPLTGGPESLVRFIHLDLPGRREQAVSGVLVAGQGYALAVLHDTREDWRRVGQGWRLAPGVSST; encoded by the coding sequence GTGACGCTCCCTGACCTCGACTGGGAGCCCGCGGGTGGCCCTGTCGCCGTGGTGCTGCCGGGTGGGCAGCGCGTCACGTTGATGGTGGTGCCGCTGGAGCACGTGCGCCGCGCGTGGCCCGCACGGCCTGATGGGCTCATCGCGAGTGTCCTCACTGCGGCGGAGCTGGCGGTGAGCGGGATGCATGCGGTGCTCGAGCGTCGGGTGGCGCACCTTGCGGGTCGCATCGCCGCGAAGCTCGCGCTGTGTGCGCACCTGGACGCGCAGGGCCACGGCGTGTCACCCCATGACGTGGGCCTCACGCAGATGCTGGCGGGGCCGGAGCAGGGGCGTCCCGTGGCGCAGCTCCCCCACGGTGTGCCCGCGTGTGACGTATCCATCACTCACTCGCGCGAGCTCGCGATGGCGGTGGTGACGAGCCACGGGCGCGTGGGGTTGGACCTGGAGCGCATCGTGCCTCGCGGCGCCGCGTTCCAGGATGAGGTGTTCACCCGGGACGAGCGCACGTGGCTCGAGACACAGGCCCGGCTCTGGCAGCGGTCACCGGATGAGCTGTGGAACCTGGGCTGGTGTCTCAAGGAGGCGCTGGTGAAGTGCACGGGCCAGGGGCTGCGGGCCGCGCTGCAACAGGTGACATTCTCTGGATGGAGAGAGGCCGAGGTGGAGGGTCTCCGCCTCGCGCCGCTGACGGGAGGGCCTGAGTCGCTCGTCCGCTTCATCCATCTGGACCTCCCGGGGCGCCGGGAGCAGGCCGTCTCCGGAGTGCTCGTGGCGGGGCAGGGCTATGCGCTGGCGGTCCTCCACGACACGCGCGAGGACTGGCGTCGAGTGGGGCAGGGGTGGCGACTGGCCCCGGGAGTGTCCTCGACATGA
- a CDS encoding polyketide synthase dehydratase domain-containing protein, with the protein MSAHEPTLGEVSATDAGWRFERGVDIRTDPYLLDHVVEGAPVFPAAYLVGLMTQAAHRMQPERQVLGVRDVRFVQAARFKDTRALQFSVTAEATESNRVTVGISSSMAPPREGFPRIHRTHASGEVRMGERSESPARFQSLDFTEAERYEALYRLPREIQHGPTFLAGLRYRRPAQDQLLAVVAPPGRSASGWQEDPSAPGWPASLLNAILHVAFSLGVLCRERTVLPLELTSGELHAIPRGEVQVFARRTSAHDDLQTFHVVAWDEQGRRVALFRGFSVREVP; encoded by the coding sequence ATGAGCGCGCATGAGCCGACGCTTGGGGAGGTGAGCGCCACGGATGCGGGCTGGCGCTTCGAGCGCGGGGTCGACATCCGCACGGACCCCTATCTCTTGGACCATGTCGTCGAAGGCGCGCCAGTGTTCCCCGCCGCGTATCTGGTGGGACTGATGACGCAGGCGGCGCATCGGATGCAGCCGGAGCGGCAGGTGCTCGGCGTGCGTGACGTGCGCTTCGTGCAGGCGGCGCGCTTCAAGGACACCCGCGCGCTCCAGTTCTCCGTCACGGCGGAGGCCACGGAGTCGAATCGCGTCACGGTGGGCATCTCCTCCAGCATGGCACCGCCTCGTGAGGGCTTCCCTCGCATCCACAGGACGCACGCCTCGGGGGAGGTCCGGATGGGTGAGCGCTCCGAGTCGCCCGCGCGCTTCCAGTCCTTGGATTTCACCGAGGCCGAGCGCTACGAGGCGCTGTACCGGCTGCCTCGCGAGATTCAGCACGGGCCCACGTTCCTCGCGGGCTTGCGGTATCGGCGTCCCGCGCAAGACCAGCTCCTCGCCGTGGTCGCACCCCCGGGCCGCTCGGCGTCCGGATGGCAGGAGGACCCGAGTGCACCGGGCTGGCCCGCGTCCCTGCTCAACGCCATCCTCCATGTCGCGTTCTCGCTGGGCGTGTTGTGCCGCGAGCGGACGGTGCTCCCGCTGGAGCTCACGTCCGGTGAGCTGCACGCGATTCCGCGCGGAGAGGTCCAGGTGTTCGCGCGGAGGACTTCGGCCCACGATGACCTGCAGACCTTCCACGTCGTCGCGTGGGACGAGCAGGGACGGCGGGTCGCGCTCTTCCGCGGGTTCTCCGTGCGGGAGGTTCCATGA